In a single window of the Thunnus albacares chromosome 1, fThuAlb1.1, whole genome shotgun sequence genome:
- the LOC122982524 gene encoding BTB/POZ domain-containing protein KCTD12-like yields the protein MAQTDSQSAAFPEIVELNVGGQVYVTRLETLTAVPNSLLWLKFTQSSPGDLPKDSKGRFFFDRDGFLFRYILDYLRDSELFLPEFFKERRRLQKEADFFQLPELSRRVAAASKDSSYAEDGGEPDETELASPATSSSDKALRSPGASAGYITVGYRGSYTIGRDIQADAKFRRVARITVCSKISLAKEVFGETLNESRDPDRPPDKYTSRYYLKYNFLEQAFDRLAETGFHMVACNSTGTCSYASNDPGEDKLWTSYTEYVFSR from the coding sequence ATGGCTCAAACCGACAGTCAAAGTGCAGCTTTCCCTGAAATAGTGGAGCTAAACGTGGGCGGCCAGGTGTATGTGACCCGGCTGGAAACTCTCACAGCGGTCCCCAACTCTCTCCTGTGGCTGAAGTTCACTCAGAGCTCCCCGGGCGACCTGCCAAAAGACAGCAAGGGCCGCTTCTTTTTCGACCGGGACGGCTTTCTGTTCCGCTACATTTTGGACTACTTGCGGGACTCTGAGCTTTTTCTACCCGAGTTTTtcaaagagaggaggaggctgcAGAAAGAAGCGGACTTCTTCCAGCTGCCGGAGCTGTCGAGGCGCGTCGCAGCTGCCAGCAAAGACAGCTCCTACGCGGAGGACGGCGGGGAGCCGGACGAGACTGAACTCGCCAGCCCGGCCACCTCCTCCTCGGACAAAGCCCTGCGCTCTCCTGGGGCCAGCGCCGGTTACATCACTGTGGGGTACCGAGGCAGCTACACTATTGGGAGAGACATTCAGGCTGATGCCAAATTCCGCAGAGTTGCCAGAATAACCGTCTGCAGCAAAATCTCTCTGGCTAAAGAGGTTTTTGGGGAAACCCTAAATGAGAGCCGAGACCCCGACCGACCCCCTGACAAGTACACCTCCAGGTATTACCTCAAGTATAACTTCTTGGAGCAGGCGTTTGACCGGCTGGCCGAGACTGGTTTCCACATGGTGGCCTGCAACTCCACTGGGACCTGCTCATACGCCAGTAATGACCCGGGGGAGGACAAACTGTGGACCAGTTACACCGAGTATGTTTTCTCCCGATGA